The Rubripirellula reticaptiva DNA window AGGCCAAAGCAAAAAGTCCGATGACGAGGAGACGGCTAAGTCGATTCCGTTTGGCTGGCCGAATCAAATCCGTCAATCCAACCGTTTGGCCCGATGCCTCAGGCCAATCATTGGGTTCCGAAGCTGACAAGATCAATTTGCTCAGATCGGCCCTCAAATCGCCATCCGGCGTAGCGTCCTGATCGAGTATTTCCGAGAGTGCTCGCGAAACATCTTTCATGGTGCGCGGTCGGGCCGTAGGATCCTTCGCCAACATGGAATCAATCAAAAGCTGCACGGATTGTTGTTGCGCGTCGCTGCCCTGAGTAGCGTCCAGTTCGATCCGAGGTGGTTTTTGATGGCGATGGCCGGCGATGAGTTCGACAATGCGTCCCGTGCTTCCAGTCGTGCTGGGCAAGTTGCCGAAGGGGGCACTCGTCGTCAGCAGGTACTGCAGCGTGCAACCGAGCGAGTAAATGTCGGCAGCAAACTGATCGTGGATTTCCAGCGACACGCCATCCTGTGATGCATTGATTCTCTCGGGGGCGAGAAAGCCCAGGGTTCCGAAATCATCGATGACATTCGCACCACGATGAGACTCGGTGGATTCCGTTTCCGGATTGACCGTCTGGGCGGTTCCCAAATCCAGAAGTTTCACGACGCCGCCGCGGTCTAGCATGATGTTGGACGGTTTGATGTCCAAGTGTGCCACGCCTTCTTGATGCGCATAGTCCATTGCGACGGCTACGTCGCGAGTGATTGTTACGGCTTCGATGATCGAGAGCGATCCGGACTTTTTGATTAGCCGTGAAAGGTCCAGGCCATCGATTAGCTCGGTAATCAGATAGGGACATCCTTCAATGAGTCCTGCATCGGTCGCGGTTACGATATTCGGATGCATTAACCGTCCGTGGGCCCGCCACTCACGCAAGACTTGTTGTGCTCGACGGCGAGAAAGTGTGCGTTCGCCGTTGAGCCACTTGATGGCAACGGAGCGTCCTAGATTGACGTGGCGACCCTCGTAGATTGACCCCATCCCGCCGACAGCGATCAGTCGCTTGACTGCGTAGGGGCCAATCCGATCGGGGATCGGCGAACTGATTGTTTTTCGATGAGAAGGATCACGTCTCGCCGATAGCAGACGAAAGATTGTGTGATCGGTTGGTTCAATGGGTCGGTTCTTTAGCTGCTGAAGCGGAGGATGCGGATTCGAATCAAGTTCTTCAACACGATTTTGGCAGGACTCGCATTCGTCGATGTGATCAATGACGATTTCTAGGTCGTCTGAATCTAGTTTTCCTTCTGCGCAGCGGCGCAGCGTGTCCGTCGTTGGACATGGCTCGCTCGTCGAAGTAGGTCTCGGCACGTGAGGTTCCGTCACGAGGATTCGGCGGTGGATCGGCTGAATGGCTGGCAATCCATCAACCCAGTCAGACGTTACCGGCTGGTTCTGATCGTTGCTTTACCTTGTCTATCGCTGGGACTTGGACATGAAGCGCGCTGACGAGTAAAAACGGCGAAATTGATTAGGACTCACCCATGGTCAATCGTGTTGGTTGGTTACTCAAGATTTTCTCCGAAATGTTCTCTCAGTTTCGCCAGTATTCGCGACTTCGCTTTGTAGATAGCCCATACGGAAATGCCCAAGTCATCAGCCACATCCTTAGCGGCATCGCCTTCGACAGCGACCCGCCAAAACGCTGTCCAAGTCGTTTCGTTGAATGAAAGTTTTAGTTCACCGAGCAGTCGCAGATGCAGATCAGCGACGTCTTCGGTCGTTTCCGGCGATTGATCCGGCAGCGATAGGATTTGCTGAAGAGCGCCCGTGCCGCCACCAGCTTGGGCTTTACCAGCAGTACGTCGTTGGTGGTCAGCAATCTTGTTGCGGGTGATCGTCCACAACCAGCCTCGGAATGATCCGGTGCCTGGCGTCTGTATCGGTCGAAGCTCGAAACGGTCCAGCGACTCGCTGACGCCTAGCAGCACCTCTTGGCTGACGTCAAACGCGTCAGATTCTTGCAATCCGCAGCGACGACACCATCCGACCACCAAGGGGCCGTAAATCCGCACGAGCCGCTGCCAAGCCACGGCGTTGCCTTCGCGGATCGCAAACAGCAGCGTCGGCGAAGTCGTGTCGTTGTCCGTGGGATGTGGTGAGAGCATTAAGGTTTGATGCATCGTCGGCGGCAGTTCAATCCACCGACTAGACTAGCTCAAAATGCCGGCCCCCGAAACGATTTCACACTGAAAAACGGCTGCATTTTGAATTGTCCTGCCTGAAAAACGGCCTCGATGTCCAACTCGCTGCGATAGATGACCAGCGAACTCCGTTTTCTCCATCGTCGCAGTCGATCATGAACCGCTCTAAATCCGCACACTCAGCCGTCAATGAACGAAAACGCGACTCTTTGAAACGCCGGAGGATGCTGGCCGAAACTTTAGAGCAACGGCAGTTGCTGGCAGGCGACTTCGATACCGAAGTATTCGGTCCGCAACCACTTTACGCTCAAGTTTCCGCGGAAGGGGAAGGCTCGCTTGACGGGGTGGCAGAGACGATCGACGGGGCGGCTGCGGTAGGTAGCGATGCGATCAATTCGTTCGCATCGGGGCTTCGCGAGGCCGTCGACCAGATTTCACGCGTGGTTTCGGCGATCGACTCGGCCCCCGCACTAGCCGCCGAGATTCCGTATCTCGGGTCGCTGGTTCCTGAAAGTGTCGCCGGGACGACATTGATTGACACCGAATCGATTGCGTCGCTGTATCGACTTGCTGACCGATTCGAAACCGATGTGGCTGTCCCGCTTGCAAACTTTTTGGACAGCAATCCGACCGCGACGGCGTTTCAGTTGATTTCGCAGTTTGACTTTTTGGATTCGGCGCCGGGTTTGGAGTCTGGCCAGCAGGGCGTGCGATTGAACTTCAATCTGAGCGAGCAATTTGATTCATCGCTGGCGACGCTGTTGGAACCAATCACGTCGCGAGCCGATAGTCTGCTCGATGCTGTCGACGGTGATGCGTTGGCGACCGATCTGCCCTTTGATTTATCGCTGGAAGATTTTTCGTTCGATGTCATTCGTGACGCAGCGGAAAATGTCTCGGTGGCGATTCCCGATATCGTGCTGCGTTTGGCCAGCGCCGATGCCGTGCCGATCAATTTTTCCGCTCAGGTTGGATTCTTGGCCGGCGGGGTGACGGGCGGTTCGTTGTCCGCCGATGTCGGATTGCAGATCAACACCAGCAATTTGTTGGGGGGGACGCTGTCGCTTGATTCACTGCGCTCGCTGGATCTTAGCGAAGCCTTAAATTCGCTCCGCGTCGAAGTTGTCGGTCGTGGTCTGGATTTGCGGTTGCCGTTCGAGTTCGAGCTATCCGGATTCAACACGGGTGGATTCAATCCGGTCTTCGTGCTAACCGATGCGAATCCGTTCGATTCAATTTTGCCGCAGGTCGATTTGCAAATACCTCGTGGCGCACCGTACGACTCCGGTGCAATCACAGGTTTCGCCAGCATCGACGCGACAGCCATTCTGACAACGCTTGATGAAATCGGTGCTACGTTTGGTGTTTGGGAATCCGGAGATGCGCTGAATTATCCGATGCCGTTGGGCGACGATGTTTCGTTGGGCGACGTAGCGGGCTTTGCCGATGCCTACGGCGGCGCCGTGTTGCAGTTTCTGAAAACCGATGACGGATTGCCGGCGTTCAATTCGATTCAGGAACTGGTCAGTCTGATCCCTTCCGTCGCCGAGAACGCTGCCGAATTTGTCAACTACGACCCCGCGTCGAAACTGCTGACGATCGACATCGGCGTAGCTTGGCAGCCGGATCCGATCATCCGCCGAGCCAACTTGTCCGTCATCGCCGGTGCGGCGGACTCACCGATCGCGTCAATCCAGATGACGCCTGGCGACGATGGCACCAACAACGTACTGACGATCAACGGCAACGCGTCGTTCGATTTTGAACTAGAGATTGATTTGTCGGGCCGTGAGTCAAATCGGCAAGTTGATGTCGACACAATCGGCGTTGATCCCCGGGGGCCTAACGCGGTCAGCGCGAATGGCCGAAACGATATTGTTATTGATCAAACGACCGTGGCACTATCGA harbors:
- a CDS encoding RNA polymerase sigma factor; the protein is MHQTLMLSPHPTDNDTTSPTLLFAIREGNAVAWQRLVRIYGPLVVGWCRRCGLQESDAFDVSQEVLLGVSESLDRFELRPIQTPGTGSFRGWLWTITRNKIADHQRRTAGKAQAGGGTGALQQILSLPDQSPETTEDVADLHLRLLGELKLSFNETTWTAFWRVAVEGDAAKDVADDLGISVWAIYKAKSRILAKLREHFGENLE